The following coding sequences lie in one Miscanthus floridulus cultivar M001 chromosome 9, ASM1932011v1, whole genome shotgun sequence genomic window:
- the LOC136480092 gene encoding uncharacterized protein, protein MSIVTAGEGARGGGEARQVYPTLTHTNYTSWCIRVQAIMEDREEWEVIEPEAEVSTALSEVEATKRTIKDRKIKAHLLQCIPDDLLMQVAKKKTEKEVWDSLKARFVGADRVKDARLQTLKTEFDAIRMKNGESLDEIVGKLTAMLVRYSSLGGCLEDRELVKKLFDIVPDQYLTVMVGIEQFYDLKSLAFDEAVGRLKAFEERTQRSSSGTRFNSGQLLLTQAEWEARQKNMGGDSSGKGKRADGGSRGRGHGRSGGGGGRGAGGDAGKDGAGKHDKSHIKCFKCHTYGHYANRCPNEKKKEEAHFAKAEEKEHSVLLAETAMPRQLEHPSTNRL, encoded by the coding sequence ATGTCGATTGTGACGGCAGGAGAGGGTgcgcgcggcggcggggaggcGCGCCAAGTGTATCCGACCTTGACGCACACGAATTACACCAGCTGGTGTATTCGGGTTCAGGCGATCATGGAGGATCGGGAGGAGTGGGAGGTGATTGAGCCGGAGGCGGAGGTGTCGACGGCGCTGTCCGAGGTGGAGGCGACGAAGCGGACCATCAAGGACAGAAAGATCAAGGCGCATCTTCTTCAATGCATTCCTGATGATTTGCTTATGCAAGTCGCCAAGAAGAAGACAGAGAAGGAGGTGTGGGATTCTCTGAAAGCTCGCTTCGTTGGGGCGGATCGGGTGAAGGATGCGAGATTGCAGACGCTCAAGACGGAGTTCGATGCCATTCGGATGAAGAATGGAGAATCCCTGGATGAGATTGTGGGAAAACTGACGGCAATGTTAGTTAGATACAGCAGTCTTGGGGGATGCCTGGAGGAtcgggagttagtcaagaaactGTTTGATATCGTGCCCGATCAGTACTTGACGGTCATGGTTGGTATTGAGCAATTCTATGATCTGAAGTCGTTGGCATTTGATGAAGCGGTAGGGCGTTTGAAGGCGTTCGAAGAACGTACGCAGCGGAGTAGCAGCGGCACGCGATTCAATAGTGGGCAGCTTTTGCTCACCCAAGCAGAGTGGGAAGCTAGACAGAAGAACATGGGAGGTGATTCTTCTGGGAAGGGGAAGAGAGCAGATGGTGGGAGCCGAGGGCGTGGTCATGGCcgcagtggtggcggtggtggtcgaGGTGCCGGTGGCGATGCCGGGAAGGATGGCGCAGGGAAGCATGACAAGAGTCACATAAAATGTTTCAAGTGCCATACCTATGGGCATTATGCAAATAGATGTCCaaacgagaagaagaaggaggaggcgcactTTGCAAAGGCGGAGGAGAAGGAACACTCGGTGTTGCTTGCTGAAACGGCCATGCCGAGACAGCTTGAGCACCCGTCAACAAACCGACTTTAG